The DNA sequence GCGCCCAGGCCCAGAAGTTGAGCATGAAGCCCAGCGTCGCCATGAACAGCATGAGGTTGGCCCGGCCTGGGTCACCCGCCGGCCTGGCGCCCGCCGTGCGGGCGGGATCGGGTGAGCTGGGTGCCGTCACAGAGACCTCCGGATGGTCGGCTCATGCGGTTCCCGCCACACGCTAGCGGCGCGGAGGGCGGAGAGCCATAGGCGTCCTGGCTGTGCGCCGACACGCTGCGCGGAATGACGGAACCCTCGCACGGGGCACCTCCGGATCCTCCGCGGCCTGGTCGGACGGGGCGCCGACGTGCGGTTTTGCAGACGCCTGGCAGTGATTATGCACGGACCCGACCGGTTGTGAAACCGGCGAGGGCGTGTCCTGTTTTATGTGACGGGCGCCTTTTCTAAATCATTCAACCAGGCCATTTTTCCCGGAATTCTTACAGCGCCTCGGGCGGTCCGGGACGAGGTCGGAGCGACGTCGGCGGAGACGCTCACCCGGCCCCACGTCCCGCTACGGTGTCCCGGTGGACCATCACGACGGCGAGCGGCCGGGCTCTCGGCCGGCAGGCCGGACCGCCGGGGTGGCAGCGGCCGGGGCGGCAGCGGCCGCCGGCCCGCCGCCGTCGACCGTGCGCGGTGCGGTCGTCACCGTCTCGGACCGGTGCGCACGAGGCGAGGCCGAGGACACCTCCGGACCGCTGGCCGCGCGGCTGCTGGCCGAGACGGGCGTGCTGGCCGAGGTCACGGTGGTCCCCGACGGCGCCGAGAGCGTCGCCGCCGCGCTCACCGCGGCCCTGGCGGCGGGCGCGCGCGTGGTGCTCACCACCGGGGGCACCGGGGTGGCGCCCCGGGACCGCACCCCGGAGGGGACCCGCCAGGTGCTCGTGCGCGAGCTGCCGGGCATCGCCGAGGCCATCCGTGCCCGTGGTGCGCAGACCGTCCCGGCCGCCGTGCTCACCCGAGGGATCGCCGGCATCGCCGAGGGGGCCGCGGGGGAGGCCCTCGTGGTCAACGCCCCGGGCTCCCCCGGGGGGGTGCGCGACGTGGTCGCGGTGCTCGCCCCGCTGGTCCACCACGTCGTGGACCAGCTCGGGGGCGGCGACCACCCCCGCCCGCCCCAGGGCTGAGTCAGGTCCGCGTGCCGGGTGGTGGCTCGGCGCGGCCGGTCCCGGTCCGCCCCTCGAGCCGGTCGAGGTCGGCCCACGTGTCGACGTCGGCGGCCTCCTCACCCACGGCGCCGACCAGGACGATGTCGAGGTCGCCGAGGAGGCTGCGCACGGAGCGGCCCCGCGCGCCGGCCGGTCCGGCCACCGCCGCCCGGAGCGACGCCGTGCGGTACATGCCGGTGAGCCACTGGACCGATCCTGCCGCGTCGACCAGGCACGCGCCGTCGGGACCGGGCCGTCCGGGCGCGTCCGTCGGGACGGCGGCGGCCGCGGCGCGGAGCCGCCCGAGCGCCGTGCCCGCCCGGGGCGCGTCGCACGCGAGCACCGCCGTCCAGGGCGCGGCGCCGTCCGTCAGGGCCGCGAGGCCTGCGGCGAGGCCGGCCGCGGGGCCGCCGAGCGGCGGGTCCTCGAGGGTGCGCACGACCCCCGGCGGGACGGCGACGTCGTCGGGCGCCACGACGACCACGCGGCGGGCGCCCGCGACGGCGTCCAGGACGTGGTCGAGGAGGCGGCGCCCGGCGAGCTCCACCCCGGGCTTGGAGGCCCCGCCGAGCCGGCGCCCGGTACCGCCCGCGAGCACCACCGCGTCGAACGGCTCGGTGGTCCCGGCGGTGTGGTGACCGGCAGCGTCGTCGCCGGCGGGGCTGGTCCGGGCGTCGCGGGTCATCCTCAGGCCTCGGGCCGGCGCCAGTCCCCGGACCTGCCGCCGGACTTCGCGACCACCTTGATCCCGGTGATCTCCGCGGAGCGGTCCACGCCCTTGACCATGTCCACCACCGCCAGCGCCGCGACGGAGACGGCGGTCATCGCCTCCATCTCGACGCCGGTCCGGTCGGCAGTGCGGACCGTGGCGGTGATGCGGACCCGGTCGGGAGCGAGCTCGAGGTCGACGCTCGCGCCGTGCACGCCGATGGTGTGCGCGAGAGGCAGGAGCTCGGGCGTGCGCTTGGCGGCCGCGATGCCCGCGATGCGGGCGACGGCCAGGACGTCGCCCTTGGGCACGGTGCCCTCACGTAGGGCGGCCATGACCGTGGGGGAGCAGCGCACCTCGCCGACGGCCACCGCCTCGCGCACGGTGGGCTGCTTGCCGGTGACGTCGACCATCCGGGCGTGGCCGGCGTCGTCGAGGTGGGTGAGCTTGGGCGGGGTGGTGGTCACGGCACCATCATGACGCGGACCGCGTCCCCCTCGTGGACCTCCTCGACGTCGTCGCCGACGACCGCGAGGGCGTCCGCGAGCGCCAGGCTGGCCACGAGGTGCGAGCCGGAGCCGCCCGCGGCGGCGGGCCGGACGCGCACGGTCCCGGACGACCCGTCGGGCGCGTCCGACGTCTCCACGACGACGGGGATGTACTGGCGGCGCCCGGCCGGGCACCGCCACCCCTGCGCGGCGACGGCGGCGACCGTGGGGCGCGCGCCGCCGGCCACGAGCGCGCGCATGCGTGTCAGGGCCGGGTGGACGAACACCTGGAAGCTGACGAACACGCTCACGGGGTTCCCGGGCAGCGCGAACAACGGCACCGGGCGCCCGCCGTCGCGCAGGGTGCCGAAGCCCTGGGGCTTGCCCGGCTGCATCGCGACCTTGTCGAAGGCGACGTCGCCGAGGGGAGCCAGGACCTCCTTGACGACGTCGTAGGCGCCGGCGCTGACGCCACCGGTGGTGACGACCGCGTCGACCTCGCCGAGCCGGGCGGCGAGGAGGCCGCGCAGGGCGTCGGGGTCGTCGTCGACCGAGCCGAGGAGCACCGGGACGCCGCCGGACTCGTGCACCATGCCCGCGACGAGGACGGCGTTCGAGTCGGGGATCTGACCGTGGGCGAGCGGCGTGCCGGGGGCCACCAGCTCCGACCCCGTGGAGAGCACGCCGACCCGCACGGGCGGGTGGACGAGGAGCTCGCCGTGACCGGCCGAGGCGGCGGTGGACAGGTCCCGGGCTCGCAGCGGCGTGCCGGCGCGCAGGACGACCGCGCCGCGGGCGACGTCGTCGCCGGCCCGGCGGACGTGCGTCCCCGGGGGGACCGCCCGGCGGACCTCCACGGTCGCCGGGAGGGGGTGGGGACCTGGGGGAACGTCGGTGTCCTCGACCGGCACGACGGCATCCGCGCCGGGGGGCACCGGTGCGCCGGTCATGATCCGCACGGCGGTGCCCGGCCGGACCTCGGGGCGCTCGCCGGACCCGGCTGGGAGGTCGGCGACGACCGCCAGGCGGACCGGGGTGCCGGTGGTGGCGGCACGGACGTCGGCGGCCCGGACCGCGAAGCCGTCCATGGCGGAGTTGTCGAACGGTGGCACCGGGACGACGGCGCGCACGTCCTCGGCCAGGACGCACCCGTGCGCCCCGGCGAGCGGGGTGCGCCGCGGTGCCGCCGGGCCGACGGCGGCGAGCACCCGGTCGAGGTGCTGCTCCACGCTGATCATCGCTCGGTCCTCCGGTCAGTAGGTGGGCAGGGTGGGGTCGACGTCCGCGACCCAGGCCAGGACCCCGCCCCGGACGTTGAGGGCCCGCGCGCCGGCGTCGGTCAGCGCCCGGGCGGCCTGGGCGGAGCGCACCCCGCTGCGGCAGTGCACGAGGAGCTCGCGCGAGACCCCGCCCGGGTGGGCGAGGTCGAGGCGGTGCAGCGCACCCTCGGGGTCGGCCAGCACCTCGCCGAGCGGGATGCCCACGGCGCCGGGGATCGCGACGACGGTCCGCTCCGCGGCCTCGCGGACGTCGAGGAGGACGAAGTCGTCGTCCCCCCGCTCGCGGGCGGCGAGGCGACG is a window from the Georgenia muralis genome containing:
- a CDS encoding MogA/MoaB family molybdenum cofactor biosynthesis protein translates to MDHHDGERPGSRPAGRTAGVAAAGAAAAAGPPPSTVRGAVVTVSDRCARGEAEDTSGPLAARLLAETGVLAEVTVVPDGAESVAAALTAALAAGARVVLTTGGTGVAPRDRTPEGTRQVLVRELPGIAEAIRARGAQTVPAAVLTRGIAGIAEGAAGEALVVNAPGSPGGVRDVVAVLAPLVHHVVDQLGGGDHPRPPQG
- the mobA gene encoding molybdenum cofactor guanylyltransferase; the protein is MTRDARTSPAGDDAAGHHTAGTTEPFDAVVLAGGTGRRLGGASKPGVELAGRRLLDHVLDAVAGARRVVVVAPDDVAVPPGVVRTLEDPPLGGPAAGLAAGLAALTDGAAPWTAVLACDAPRAGTALGRLRAAAAAVPTDAPGRPGPDGACLVDAAGSVQWLTGMYRTASLRAAVAGPAGARGRSVRSLLGDLDIVLVGAVGEEAADVDTWADLDRLEGRTGTGRAEPPPGTRT
- the moaC gene encoding cyclic pyranopterin monophosphate synthase MoaC — encoded protein: MTTTPPKLTHLDDAGHARMVDVTGKQPTVREAVAVGEVRCSPTVMAALREGTVPKGDVLAVARIAGIAAAKRTPELLPLAHTIGVHGASVDLELAPDRVRITATVRTADRTGVEMEAMTAVSVAALAVVDMVKGVDRSAEITGIKVVAKSGGRSGDWRRPEA
- the glp gene encoding gephyrin-like molybdotransferase Glp gives rise to the protein MISVEQHLDRVLAAVGPAAPRRTPLAGAHGCVLAEDVRAVVPVPPFDNSAMDGFAVRAADVRAATTGTPVRLAVVADLPAGSGERPEVRPGTAVRIMTGAPVPPGADAVVPVEDTDVPPGPHPLPATVEVRRAVPPGTHVRRAGDDVARGAVVLRAGTPLRARDLSTAASAGHGELLVHPPVRVGVLSTGSELVAPGTPLAHGQIPDSNAVLVAGMVHESGGVPVLLGSVDDDPDALRGLLAARLGEVDAVVTTGGVSAGAYDVVKEVLAPLGDVAFDKVAMQPGKPQGFGTLRDGGRPVPLFALPGNPVSVFVSFQVFVHPALTRMRALVAGGARPTVAAVAAQGWRCPAGRRQYIPVVVETSDAPDGSSGTVRVRPAAAGGSGSHLVASLALADALAVVGDDVEEVHEGDAVRVMMVP